A DNA window from Ensifer sp. WSM1721 contains the following coding sequences:
- a CDS encoding thiazole synthase, with the protein MPVFYGTELRSRLLLGTARYPSPAVLAEAVRRSGTDIVTVSLRRETAGGRQGGAFFELIRALGVRVLPNTAGCHSVSEAVLTAKMAREIFGTNWIKLEVIGHHDTLQPDVFGLVEAARVLTGEGFKVFPYTTDDLVVAERLLEAGCEVLMPWCAPIGSAMGPQNVPSLRAMRAEFPDVPLIVDAGIGRPSHAAAVMEFGYEAVLLNTAVAGAGEPAAMAEAFAKAIAAGHIAYHAGMLEPRDMAVPSTPIIGKAVFS; encoded by the coding sequence ATGCCGGTATTTTACGGAACCGAACTCCGCTCGCGGCTGCTGCTTGGAACCGCGCGCTACCCATCTCCGGCCGTGCTCGCCGAGGCCGTGCGCCGGTCGGGCACCGACATCGTCACGGTTTCGCTTCGCCGCGAGACGGCGGGCGGGCGCCAGGGCGGCGCCTTCTTCGAGCTGATCCGCGCACTCGGCGTGCGTGTGCTGCCGAACACGGCCGGCTGCCACTCCGTGTCGGAAGCCGTGCTGACGGCGAAGATGGCGCGCGAGATCTTTGGCACGAACTGGATCAAGCTCGAAGTGATCGGCCATCACGACACGCTGCAGCCGGACGTCTTCGGCCTCGTCGAGGCGGCGCGCGTCCTCACCGGAGAAGGCTTCAAGGTCTTCCCCTACACAACCGACGACCTGGTGGTTGCCGAACGGCTGCTGGAGGCTGGCTGCGAGGTGCTGATGCCCTGGTGTGCGCCGATCGGCAGCGCCATGGGCCCGCAGAACGTGCCGAGCTTACGCGCCATGCGCGCCGAATTTCCCGACGTGCCGCTGATCGTCGACGCAGGCATCGGCCGCCCGTCGCATGCGGCCGCCGTCATGGAGTTCGGCTATGAGGCGGTCCTGCTCAACACGGCCGTCGCGGGCGCCGGCGAACCGGCCGCCATGGCGGAAGCCTTCGCCAAGGCAATCGCGGCCGGGCACATCGCCTATCACGCAGGCATGCTGGAGCCGCGCGACATGGCCGTGCCCTCCACTCCCATCATCGGAAAGGCGGTGTTTTCGTGA
- a CDS encoding AraC family transcriptional regulator produces MLDRSSKNSSVVSEDFLTELLRGLRLDGVDYVRCELTGPWGISFPVQETARFHFICGNCWLRGPSGDWIELKRGDAVLLPRGGEHALASSPDEKLSPLETYSLRQVCDCVYNVCGGGRGETTILFCGSLKFNMDAMHPLLRMMPDVMRIDALTASEPAIPHLLEAMAREVGASRVGSGGVLARLADVLAALIIRSWVEHGCGNTSGWVAAVRHPSIGRVIAAMHLDPEKNWTVDSLAKLMGASRSGFAQQFAAVVGETPARYLTQVRMHQARQWLTRDRMRISVVARRLGYDSEASFSRAFKRVIGAPPSHYRGAETPDALAFGARDNRP; encoded by the coding sequence ATGCTTGATCGTTCGTCCAAAAATTCCTCTGTCGTTTCGGAAGACTTCCTGACCGAGCTCTTGCGCGGCCTGCGCCTCGACGGCGTCGATTACGTTCGCTGCGAGTTGACGGGTCCGTGGGGCATTTCATTTCCGGTGCAGGAGACCGCGCGGTTCCATTTCATCTGCGGGAACTGCTGGCTGCGCGGTCCGAGCGGTGACTGGATCGAGTTGAAGCGCGGCGACGCCGTGCTTCTGCCGCGCGGCGGCGAACATGCGCTGGCAAGCTCGCCGGACGAGAAATTGTCTCCGCTGGAGACCTATTCGCTCCGACAGGTATGCGATTGCGTCTACAACGTCTGCGGCGGTGGTCGCGGCGAGACGACCATCCTTTTCTGCGGCAGCCTGAAGTTCAACATGGATGCCATGCATCCCCTGCTGCGCATGATGCCGGACGTGATGCGCATCGACGCGCTCACCGCCAGCGAGCCGGCGATCCCGCACCTGCTCGAAGCCATGGCGCGCGAAGTCGGCGCGAGCCGCGTCGGCTCGGGCGGCGTCCTGGCGCGGCTTGCCGATGTGCTGGCCGCGCTGATCATCCGCTCCTGGGTGGAGCACGGATGCGGCAACACGAGCGGCTGGGTGGCCGCGGTCCGGCATCCTTCCATCGGCCGGGTGATCGCAGCCATGCATCTCGATCCGGAAAAGAACTGGACCGTCGACTCCCTCGCCAAGCTCATGGGGGCCTCGCGCTCCGGCTTCGCCCAGCAGTTCGCCGCCGTGGTCGGCGAGACGCCGGCGCGTTACCTCACCCAGGTGCGCATGCACCAGGCGCGCCAGTGGCTCACTCGCGACCGCATGCGCATCTCGGTCGTGGCGCGGCGCCTCGGCTACGATTCCGAGGCCTCGTTCAGCCGCGCCTTCAAGCGCGTCATCGGCGCGCCGCCAAGCCACTATCGCGGCGCCGAGACGCCGGACGCGCTAGCATTCGGTGCCCGAGACAACAGGCCCTAG
- the thiS gene encoding sulfur carrier protein ThiS yields the protein MKLTVNGEEHELQAATVAELLALLDYEGEWLATAVNGELVHRTDRSRHHLKDSDRIEILSPMQGG from the coding sequence ATGAAGCTGACAGTGAACGGTGAGGAGCATGAGCTCCAGGCTGCGACGGTCGCCGAGTTGCTCGCTCTGCTCGACTACGAAGGCGAGTGGCTCGCGACCGCGGTCAACGGCGAATTGGTGCACAGGACCGATCGTAGCCGTCATCACCTAAAGGACAGCGACCGCATCGAAATCCTGTCGCCGATGCAGGGAGGCTGA
- a CDS encoding thiamine phosphate synthase, translating to MKLDPFYLIVDSAAWIERLVPLGVKLVQLRIKDRSEDDLRGEIRAAQAVCAEHRCQLIINDYWRLAIEEGCDFVHLGQEDLADADLGAIRTAGLKLGLSTHDEAELRSALAAEPDYVALGPIYPTILKKMKWAPQGLERLAAWSERIRPLPLVAIGGLNPDRIEGVFTHGADSAAVVTDITLNADPEGRTREWIRKTGAWR from the coding sequence GTGAAGCTCGATCCCTTTTACCTCATCGTCGACAGCGCCGCCTGGATCGAGCGCCTGGTGCCGCTCGGGGTGAAGCTCGTGCAGCTCCGGATCAAAGACCGGAGCGAAGACGACCTCCGCGGCGAGATCCGCGCCGCCCAGGCGGTTTGCGCCGAGCATCGCTGCCAGTTGATCATCAACGATTACTGGCGGCTTGCGATCGAGGAGGGCTGCGACTTCGTCCATCTCGGCCAGGAGGATCTGGCGGACGCCGACCTCGGCGCGATCCGTACCGCCGGGCTGAAGCTCGGGCTTAGCACCCATGACGAGGCGGAACTCAGATCGGCGCTGGCAGCCGAGCCGGACTATGTCGCGCTCGGCCCGATCTATCCGACGATCCTCAAGAAGATGAAATGGGCGCCGCAGGGACTGGAGCGGCTTGCCGCCTGGAGCGAGCGTATTCGCCCGCTGCCCCTCGTCGCGATCGGCGGGCTCAATCCGGACCGGATCGAAGGCGTTTTCACCCACGGCGCCGACAGCGCCGCCGTCGTCACCGACATCACGCTCAACGCCGACCCGGAAGGCCGAACTCGGGAGTGGATTCGAAAGACCGGCGCATGGCGATAG
- the thiC gene encoding phosphomethylpyrimidine synthase ThiC, with amino-acid sequence MNLFKPLATPSVTQGPLPASRKVYKPGEIHPDIRVPMREIALHPTSGEPPVIVYDSSGPYTLQDADIRIDEGLPRLRRDWILKRGDVESYDGRAVKTEDNGFATGERLTPEFPVRHQPLKAKSGQAVTQLAYARAGMITPEMEFIAIRENLGRKAAKEALARDGESFGASVPDFVTPEFVRQEVASGRAIIPANINHPESEPMIIGRNFLVKINANIGNSAVTSSMAEEVEKMVWATRWGADTVMDLSTGRNIHNIREWIIRNSPVPIGTVPLYQALEKVGGIAEDLTWEVYRDTLIEQAEQGVDYFTIHAGVRLHYIPLTVDRVTGIVSRGGSIMAKWCLHHHRESFLYEHFEEICDICRAYDVSFSLGDGLRPGSIADANDAAQFAELETLGELTKIAWAKDCQVMIEGPGHVPMHKIKENMDKQLEVCGEAPFYTLGPLTTDIAPGYDHITSGIGAAMIGWFGTAMLCYVTPKEHLGLPDRNDVKTGVITYKIAAHAADLAKGHPAARIRDDALSRARFEFRWEDQFNLSLDPETARSFHDETLPKEAHKVAHFCSMCGPKFCSMRISHDIRAEAQKEGLEAMAAKYRDGGDLYMPVGDGTAQATGE; translated from the coding sequence ATGAATCTATTCAAGCCTCTCGCAACGCCGTCGGTCACTCAAGGACCGCTTCCGGCTTCCCGCAAGGTCTACAAGCCGGGCGAGATCCATCCCGACATCCGGGTGCCCATGCGCGAGATCGCCCTGCATCCGACGTCCGGCGAGCCGCCGGTCATCGTCTACGATTCCTCCGGTCCCTATACGCTGCAAGATGCCGACATCCGCATTGACGAGGGCCTGCCGCGACTTCGCCGCGATTGGATCCTTAAACGCGGCGATGTCGAAAGCTACGACGGCCGCGCGGTCAAGACGGAGGACAACGGCTTTGCGACCGGCGAGAGACTGACGCCGGAATTCCCGGTGCGGCACCAGCCGCTCAAGGCCAAGTCCGGCCAGGCCGTCACCCAGCTCGCCTATGCGCGCGCTGGCATGATCACACCGGAGATGGAGTTCATCGCCATCCGCGAGAACCTCGGCCGCAAGGCTGCAAAGGAGGCGCTCGCCCGCGACGGCGAGAGCTTCGGCGCCTCGGTCCCCGATTTCGTCACGCCGGAATTCGTCCGCCAGGAGGTGGCCAGCGGCCGCGCGATCATCCCGGCCAATATCAATCATCCGGAATCCGAGCCGATGATCATCGGCCGGAATTTCCTTGTAAAGATCAACGCCAATATCGGCAATTCCGCCGTCACCTCCTCGATGGCGGAGGAAGTCGAGAAGATGGTCTGGGCGACGCGCTGGGGTGCGGACACGGTCATGGACCTTTCGACCGGCCGCAACATCCACAATATCCGCGAATGGATCATCCGCAATTCGCCCGTACCGATCGGCACGGTGCCGCTCTACCAGGCGCTTGAAAAGGTCGGCGGCATCGCCGAGGACCTCACCTGGGAGGTCTACCGCGACACCCTCATCGAGCAGGCCGAGCAGGGCGTCGACTATTTCACTATCCATGCCGGCGTCAGGCTGCACTATATCCCGCTCACCGTCGATCGCGTCACCGGCATTGTCTCGCGCGGCGGCTCGATCATGGCCAAGTGGTGCCTGCATCACCACCGCGAAAGCTTCCTCTACGAGCACTTCGAGGAGATCTGCGACATCTGCCGCGCCTATGACGTCTCCTTCTCCCTCGGCGACGGCCTGCGCCCCGGCTCGATCGCCGACGCCAACGACGCCGCGCAGTTCGCGGAATTGGAAACGCTCGGCGAACTGACGAAGATCGCCTGGGCGAAGGACTGCCAGGTGATGATCGAGGGCCCTGGCCATGTGCCGATGCACAAGATCAAGGAGAACATGGACAAGCAGCTCGAAGTCTGCGGCGAGGCGCCCTTCTACACGCTCGGGCCGCTGACGACCGATATCGCGCCCGGCTACGACCACATCACCTCCGGCATCGGCGCCGCGATGATCGGCTGGTTCGGCACCGCCATGCTCTGCTACGTGACGCCGAAGGAACATCTGGGGCTTCCGGACCGCAACGACGTCAAGACGGGCGTCATCACCTACAAGATCGCCGCCCACGCCGCCGATCTCGCCAAGGGGCATCCGGCCGCCCGCATCCGCGACGACGCGCTGTCGCGAGCCCGTTTCGAGTTCCGCTGGGAGGACCAGTTCAACCTGTCGCTCGACCCGGAGACGGCCCGCAGCTTCCATGACGAGACGCTGCCGAAAGAGGCGCACAAGGTCGCGCATTTCTGCTCCATGTGCGGCCCGAAATTCTGTTCGATGCGGATTTCCCACGATATCCGCGCCGAGGCGCAGAAGGAGGGGCTCGAAGCCATGGCGGCCAAATACCGCGACGGCGGCGATCTCTATATGCCGGTCGGCGACGGCACTGCCCAGGCTACCGGAGAATAG
- a CDS encoding RidA family protein: protein MAQREPIFPANRHALYEAHGYSAAIRSGDLLFVSGQVGSRSDGTPEPDFGRQVQLAFDNLRATLQAAGCSFDDIVDVTTFHTDPENQFETIMAVKNQIFPSPPYPNWTAIGVNWLAGFDFEIKVIARIPEEA, encoded by the coding sequence ATGGCGCAGCGCGAACCGATTTTTCCTGCCAACAGGCATGCACTGTATGAGGCCCATGGCTATTCAGCCGCGATCCGCTCCGGCGATCTGCTCTTCGTCTCCGGGCAGGTGGGCAGCCGTTCCGATGGGACTCCCGAACCTGATTTCGGGCGTCAGGTCCAACTGGCCTTCGACAATCTCCGTGCAACGCTGCAAGCAGCGGGCTGCAGCTTCGACGATATCGTCGATGTGACCACGTTCCACACGGATCCCGAAAACCAGTTCGAGACCATCATGGCGGTCAAGAATCAGATCTTTCCCAGTCCGCCCTATCCCAACTGGACCGCAATCGGTGTGAATTGGCTCGCCGGGTTCGATTTCGAGATCAAGGTCATCGCTCGTATTCCAGAAGAGGCATAG
- a CDS encoding AAA family ATPase, with the protein MDVGAWLRDQGLGRYEKTFRQNDIDPEVLRDLTAEDLIGLGVASVGHRRKLLAAIAALREVAEQPSGPTRIGGTPGILPEAERRQLTVMFVDLVDSTTLSSRLDPEEMGELLRGYQGAVAGAVARFEGHVAKYMGDGVLAYFGYPRAHEDEAERAVRAGLAAIDAVRNLQPPHGETLEARVGIATGLVVVGELIGEGAAREETVIGETPNLAARLQSVAEPGTVVVASTTRQLIRGLFDLAELGFHPLKGFPASVPAWRVLGESSAESRFEALHGASLTPLVGREHEVALLLKHWEAVKEGEGRVVLLAGEPGIGKSRLVRALRRRLEGEPHTTVSHYCSPYHQTSPLHPVIRLLERAAGFAAEDAPDVKLSKLEALLALSTDDVARVAPLLAALLSLQTGDRYPPLELSPHRQKGRTLEVFVDQLIGLAAHQPVLAVYEDVHWADPTSLELLDLVVDRVQDSPVLVLITFRSEFLPRWLRYPHVTALTLSRLSCRQGAAMVETLTGGRALPTEVLDQIVAKTDGVPLFVEELTRAVIETNLLKDEGDHYALASPLSAIAIPTTLQESLLARFDRLAPAWEVAQVAAAIGRDFSHELLVTAAPLKPNEVEEALDDLIASGLVFRHGIPPQTTYSFKHALVRDAAYATLVRPKRQRLHAAIAKAIEQRLPETVQAQPELLAQHYAESGLLEPAINYWLRAGQAEIARSATAEAITHLTRGLDLLEGLPDDAARWRQELELQVALSVALMTAKGWAAPEVGQANARARELCERLADTSRLLPVLYGDWVFHVVRAELEAGRKAGEELLKRAQEEREVSAETVGNRIVGTDAFLRGEIAIAREYLERSLALYDPQQHRALAFLFAQDPRVAGLSVLSWTLFALGYPEQAEARSNEALADARELSHRNTLGYALLYGCILSQLRGDWREARDRADSLITLARAQGSPHFFGAGTIVRGWTLGQTGELPEAITKVQEGLASWQMTGARFLVPFFLSLLARVETQAGGAKLGLDLLTNALDRARETGERWFEPELHRLLGELMLELPAFDRAEVEARLRHAAELARGQSADLWELRATTSLARLWIAQNRCRDAHDLLAPLCARFTEGFATSDLQLAQRVLGETAGFDGATRSSD; encoded by the coding sequence ATGGACGTCGGTGCTTGGCTGCGCGATCAAGGGCTGGGGCGGTACGAAAAAACGTTCCGTCAAAACGACATCGATCCTGAAGTGCTAAGGGATCTTACGGCCGAGGACCTGATCGGGCTTGGCGTCGCTTCAGTAGGGCACCGCCGTAAATTGCTCGCTGCCATCGCTGCATTGCGTGAGGTCGCTGAACAACCAAGCGGCCCAACCAGGATTGGCGGGACACCTGGAATCCTCCCCGAAGCGGAGCGCCGCCAGCTCACCGTGATGTTCGTCGACCTTGTCGACTCGACCACACTTTCCTCACGACTTGATCCAGAGGAGATGGGTGAACTGCTGCGGGGCTATCAAGGTGCGGTGGCGGGCGCGGTTGCTCGATTCGAGGGACACGTGGCGAAGTATATGGGCGATGGCGTGCTCGCCTACTTTGGCTATCCACGCGCTCATGAGGATGAGGCCGAACGAGCGGTACGAGCGGGGCTTGCGGCCATCGACGCAGTGCGGAATCTGCAACCACCGCATGGAGAGACGCTTGAGGCTCGCGTGGGCATCGCGACCGGCTTGGTAGTTGTCGGCGAACTGATTGGCGAAGGCGCCGCGCGTGAGGAGACGGTAATCGGCGAGACGCCCAATTTGGCGGCACGACTGCAAAGTGTCGCCGAGCCCGGAACTGTGGTGGTGGCATCCACCACTCGGCAACTGATCCGCGGGCTGTTCGATCTCGCCGAACTCGGCTTCCACCCGTTGAAGGGTTTTCCTGCTTCGGTACCCGCTTGGCGAGTGCTCGGTGAAAGCTCTGCGGAAAGCCGCTTCGAAGCATTGCACGGGGCGAGCCTGACCCCGCTCGTCGGGCGCGAGCATGAGGTAGCACTCCTGCTGAAGCACTGGGAAGCAGTCAAAGAAGGGGAAGGCCGCGTGGTGTTGCTCGCCGGCGAGCCCGGCATTGGCAAGTCGCGCCTTGTTCGTGCCCTGCGTCGGCGTCTGGAAGGCGAGCCGCATACGACTGTCAGTCACTACTGCTCGCCCTATCATCAGACCAGCCCGCTTCATCCGGTTATCCGCCTTCTGGAGCGGGCAGCTGGCTTCGCCGCGGAGGATGCCCCCGACGTGAAACTGAGCAAGCTTGAAGCGCTCCTCGCGCTTTCGACCGACGATGTCGCCCGCGTGGCCCCGCTGCTCGCGGCCTTGCTGTCGCTTCAGACGGGCGACCGCTATCCGCCATTGGAGTTGAGCCCGCATCGCCAGAAGGGGCGGACGCTGGAAGTATTCGTCGATCAGCTCATCGGGCTCGCCGCGCATCAGCCCGTCTTGGCAGTATACGAAGATGTGCATTGGGCAGATCCAACTTCGTTGGAACTGCTGGATCTTGTTGTTGACCGCGTGCAAGACTCGCCGGTGCTGGTGCTCATTACATTTCGCTCAGAGTTCCTGCCACGGTGGCTGCGCTATCCTCATGTCACCGCATTGACGCTTAGTCGTTTGAGCTGTCGGCAAGGCGCAGCAATGGTCGAGACGCTGACCGGCGGCAGGGCTCTGCCTACCGAAGTGCTTGACCAGATCGTCGCAAAAACGGACGGCGTTCCGCTATTCGTGGAAGAGCTGACTCGGGCGGTGATAGAGACCAATCTGCTCAAAGATGAGGGCGATCACTACGCCCTGGCGAGTCCGCTGTCGGCGATCGCAATTCCAACTACGCTTCAGGAGTCGTTATTGGCCCGATTCGACCGACTTGCCCCCGCTTGGGAGGTGGCGCAGGTGGCAGCTGCAATCGGTCGAGACTTCTCGCATGAGTTGCTTGTGACCGCCGCGCCGTTGAAGCCGAACGAGGTGGAGGAAGCACTGGACGACCTCATCGCGTCGGGATTGGTGTTCCGCCATGGGATTCCGCCGCAGACCACCTACAGTTTCAAGCACGCGCTCGTACGCGACGCGGCCTACGCGACCCTTGTGCGCCCGAAACGACAACGGTTGCACGCGGCGATCGCCAAGGCCATCGAGCAACGCCTCCCGGAAACGGTCCAGGCGCAACCCGAACTTCTAGCCCAGCACTACGCGGAGTCGGGGCTGCTAGAACCCGCGATCAATTACTGGCTCAGAGCCGGGCAAGCAGAGATTGCGCGCTCCGCAACGGCCGAAGCGATTACCCATCTGACAAGAGGGTTGGATCTGCTTGAAGGACTACCTGATGATGCCGCGCGATGGCGGCAGGAACTCGAACTGCAAGTCGCTCTCAGCGTCGCCTTGATGACTGCCAAGGGCTGGGCAGCGCCAGAGGTCGGGCAGGCCAATGCGCGAGCACGCGAGTTATGCGAGCGGCTGGCGGACACAAGTAGGCTCCTGCCTGTTCTCTATGGGGACTGGGTCTTCCATGTCGTGCGCGCTGAGCTGGAGGCGGGGAGGAAGGCGGGAGAGGAACTGCTCAAGCGCGCGCAGGAAGAACGGGAGGTGTCCGCTGAGACCGTCGGCAACCGCATTGTCGGAACCGATGCGTTCCTTCGCGGCGAGATCGCTATTGCCCGTGAATATCTGGAACGATCGCTCGCCCTTTATGACCCGCAGCAACACCGCGCCCTCGCGTTCCTGTTTGCCCAGGACCCCCGGGTGGCGGGGCTGTCGGTCCTCTCCTGGACTCTCTTCGCTCTTGGTTATCCCGAGCAGGCTGAGGCCAGGAGCAACGAGGCATTGGCGGACGCAAGGGAACTTTCCCACCGCAATACGCTTGGTTACGCCCTACTTTACGGCTGCATTTTGTCGCAGCTTCGCGGCGACTGGCGAGAAGCCCGAGACCGAGCAGATTCGCTAATCACGCTCGCAAGAGCGCAGGGCTCTCCGCACTTCTTCGGTGCAGGTACGATTGTTCGAGGCTGGACGCTAGGACAGACGGGTGAGTTACCGGAGGCCATCACAAAGGTGCAGGAAGGCTTAGCGTCGTGGCAGATGACTGGAGCGAGATTCCTGGTTCCATTCTTTTTAAGCTTGCTCGCGCGCGTCGAAACCCAGGCCGGGGGAGCGAAGCTGGGTTTGGATTTGCTGACCAACGCGCTCGACAGAGCGCGTGAAACGGGCGAGCGGTGGTTCGAGCCAGAGCTGCATCGCCTGCTTGGCGAGCTGATGCTGGAGCTGCCCGCGTTTGATCGTGCCGAGGTGGAAGCACGGCTCCGGCATGCGGCCGAACTGGCGCGAGGGCAAAGCGCTGACTTGTGGGAGTTGCGCGCGACGACAAGCCTCGCCCGACTGTGGATCGCGCAGAACCGGTGCCGCGACGCTCATGATCTGCTTGCGCCACTCTGCGCTAGGTTTACCGAGGGTTTCGCGACATCGGATCTGCAATTGGCCCAACGGGTACTTGGTGAGACCGCAGGCTTCGATGGCGCGACCAGGTCATCCGACTAG
- a CDS encoding FAD-dependent oxidoreductase, giving the protein MRVLIKGAGVAGLTAAHELAAGGAEVTVAEHSQGLAGAASWYAGGMLAPWCERESAEEAVLTYGIGAADWWEAALPAGSVHRNGTLVVAQPRDGAELKRFASRTSGFRWLGAEEIAALEPALAGRFRHALFFAEEAHLDPRKALSMLRQGLVTQGMVFRDSEIDEGDFALTVDCAGAARIGEVEGLRGVRGEMVYLQTDEVTLSRPVRLLHPRIPLYIVPRGGGLFMCGATMIESDDAGPVTARSLMEFLNAAYALHPAFAEARLVETGAGVRPAFADNLPRVSRRGNIISVNGLYRHGFLLSPATARQAAALAFDEQSGRGHVR; this is encoded by the coding sequence ATGCGCGTGCTGATCAAGGGGGCCGGCGTCGCCGGCCTCACGGCCGCCCATGAACTCGCCGCCGGCGGCGCGGAGGTGACGGTGGCGGAGCATTCCCAAGGTCTCGCTGGCGCCGCCTCCTGGTATGCCGGCGGCATGCTCGCGCCCTGGTGCGAACGCGAGAGCGCCGAGGAGGCGGTCCTCACCTACGGCATCGGCGCCGCCGACTGGTGGGAAGCCGCCCTTCCCGCCGGTTCGGTCCATCGCAACGGCACGCTCGTCGTGGCACAGCCGCGCGACGGTGCCGAGCTCAAGCGCTTCGCTTCACGCACCTCCGGCTTCCGTTGGCTCGGTGCGGAGGAGATCGCAGCGCTCGAACCGGCGCTCGCCGGCCGCTTCCGCCACGCGCTGTTCTTTGCCGAAGAGGCCCATCTCGATCCGCGCAAGGCGCTTTCGATGCTTCGGCAAGGGCTCGTTACGCAGGGCATGGTGTTCCGCGATAGCGAGATCGACGAAGGCGACTTCGCGCTCACCGTCGATTGCGCCGGCGCCGCCAGGATCGGCGAGGTCGAGGGCCTTCGCGGCGTTCGCGGCGAGATGGTCTATCTCCAGACGGACGAGGTCACGCTCTCCCGTCCCGTGCGCCTGCTGCACCCGCGCATTCCGCTCTATATCGTGCCGCGCGGCGGCGGGCTCTTCATGTGCGGGGCGACGATGATCGAAAGCGACGATGCCGGCCCGGTCACTGCCCGCTCGCTGATGGAGTTCCTGAACGCCGCCTATGCGCTGCATCCCGCCTTTGCCGAGGCCCGTCTCGTCGAGACCGGCGCGGGCGTGCGCCCGGCCTTTGCCGACAACCTGCCGCGGGTCTCGCGGCGCGGAAACATCATTTCCGTCAACGGCCTCTACCGCCATGGCTTCCTTCTGTCGCCGGCGACGGCCAGGCAAGCAGCGGCGCTGGCCTTCGACGAACAATCAGGAAGAGGACATGTCCGATGA
- a CDS encoding MFS transporter, with protein sequence MTDTATTLDAGLIPASDERSDPAWAGVASLALGVFGLVTAEFLPVSILTPMAADLGISTGTAGQAVTATAVVGAVAGLTVAIATRRFDRRLVLWGFTLALIASSLLAAFATNLAMLLAARVVLGIGLGGFWSMMAAIALRLVPMSLVPRAMSIVFTGVSVATVCAAPVGAYIGDLWGWRAAFLMAAAVGALTLIVQMVSIPRLPPQSAPSLKLLFDVMRMPSIRIGIITVLLFVSGHFAGFTYVRPFLEKVPEFGIEAISLILLAYGIGGFFGNLAGGLIIERSITAAVSLGTLLIAAMAFALVTFGAIDAVSAVAVTAWGFAFGALPVAVQTWMVRAAPQYAESTGGLIVATFQVGIASGAILGGLFVDGFGPLGAISYCAVATLASALYVFSSRGRIAV encoded by the coding sequence ATGACAGATACAGCGACAACACTGGATGCCGGACTTATACCGGCAAGCGACGAGCGAAGCGACCCCGCCTGGGCCGGCGTCGCCTCCCTCGCGCTCGGCGTGTTCGGCCTCGTCACGGCCGAGTTCCTTCCCGTCAGTATCCTGACGCCGATGGCGGCCGATCTCGGCATCAGCACGGGCACGGCGGGCCAGGCGGTCACGGCGACTGCCGTCGTCGGCGCGGTTGCCGGGCTGACGGTAGCGATCGCCACGCGCCGCTTCGATCGCCGGCTGGTGCTCTGGGGGTTCACTCTCGCCCTGATCGCCTCCAGCCTGCTCGCGGCCTTTGCCACCAATCTCGCCATGCTGCTTGCGGCCCGCGTCGTCCTCGGCATCGGGCTCGGCGGCTTCTGGTCGATGATGGCCGCGATCGCCTTGCGTCTCGTGCCGATGTCTCTCGTGCCGCGCGCCATGTCGATCGTCTTCACCGGAGTTTCGGTTGCGACCGTCTGCGCGGCGCCGGTTGGCGCCTATATCGGCGATCTCTGGGGCTGGCGTGCCGCTTTCCTGATGGCCGCCGCGGTCGGGGCGTTGACGCTCATCGTGCAGATGGTGAGCATACCGCGGCTGCCGCCGCAATCCGCACCGAGCCTCAAGCTCCTGTTCGACGTCATGCGCATGCCGAGCATCCGCATCGGCATCATTACGGTGCTGCTCTTCGTCTCGGGGCACTTTGCCGGTTTCACCTATGTGCGCCCCTTCCTGGAGAAGGTGCCCGAATTCGGCATCGAGGCGATCTCGCTGATCCTGCTCGCTTACGGCATTGGCGGTTTCTTCGGCAATCTCGCGGGCGGCCTCATCATCGAACGCAGCATCACGGCGGCCGTCAGCCTCGGCACACTGCTGATCGCGGCGATGGCCTTCGCCCTCGTGACCTTCGGCGCAATCGATGCCGTGTCGGCCGTCGCGGTGACCGCCTGGGGCTTCGCGTTCGGGGCTCTGCCGGTCGCCGTCCAGACCTGGATGGTTCGCGCTGCGCCGCAATATGCGGAAAGCACGGGCGGTCTCATCGTCGCGACTTTCCAGGTCGGCATCGCCAGCGGCGCGATACTGGGCGGCCTCTTCGTGGACGGCTTCGGCCCGCTCGGCGCCATCAGCTACTGCGCCGTCGCGACACTCGCGAGCGCGCTCTACGTCTTCAGCTCCCGGGGGCGCATAGCGGTCTGA